ATCGGAGATGCGGGCGGCCTGCTGCATGTTGTGGGTGACGACGACGACGGTGTACTCCTCGGATAACTCCTCGATCAGCTCCTCGATCTTCGCGGTGGCGATCGGATCCAGCGCCGACGCGGGCTCGTCCATCAGGAGGACCTCCGGATCGGGGGCGATCGCTCGAGCGATACAGAGTCGCTGCTGTTGACCGCCCGAGAGATCCAGTCCGCTCGAGTCGAGTTGACCCTCGACTTCCTCGAGGAGGGCCGCCCGCTCGAGGGCCCGCTCGACCTTCGCGTCGACGTTCTCGTCTTTCCCCTGGACCTTCAGCCCGAAGGCAACGTTGTCCCGAATGCTCTTCGGAAACGGGTTGGGTTTCTGGAAGACCATCCCGATCTTCCGGCGTAAGGCGACGGGGTCGACGTCGTCGTCGTAGACGTTCTTCCCGTTGAAGTACAGATCCCCGTCGACGCGGGCGATGTCGATGAGGTCGTTCATGCGGTTGATCGAGCGTAGGAACGTCGACTTCCCACAGCCCGACGGCCCGATGAGCGCGGTTACCTCCCCCTCGGGAATCTCCATGTCGATGCTCTGGAGCGCCTGATCGTCGCCGTAGTAGACGTCGAGATCCCGCGCCTCGAGCGCGATCGATTCCGGCTCGGTTCCGGCTCGCGTCTCGGTCGTCGACTCCGGTTCCGCGACCGTCTCGTCGGGAGCGTGCAGTGACCCGGTCGGTGCGTCCAATCCCATTTGGGTCCGCTACCGGTGGGGTAACTAAATACTCCGCTATGTTCTCTATATAGAGATATATTTGTGTACTGTTATTGGGGTACGAGTATGTTTTGGTGTAGACAAAATATACGGGAATATAGCGATACTGGGCCCAAATACGCGACTATAGGTTTTCTCAATAGACTCGGGTAGATTTATGTTGTATCCATAGAAAGCGCCACATATGGAGACCCGAAAGGTCCAGGTGACCGGCGGATCGACGTACACGGTGTCGCTTCCGAAGACGTGGGCTACCGACAACGATATCAGTAGCGGCGCGACGGTCGAGATCTACTCGGAGGACGATACGCTGCTCGTCACCCCCCAGCGCGAGGCCGACCACCAGGAGGGGACGCTCGACGTCTCCACCCTCGAGGACGAACAGCTCGTCCGGGCCGTCCTGACGATGTACGTCAGCGGCTTCGACGTCATCCGCCTCGAATCGGGCCGCATCACGACCGACCAGCGACGGGCGATCCGCAGCGCCGTGCAGGGACTGGTCGGCGTCGAGGTCGTCGAGGAGGGAACGGAGAGCGTCGTCATTCAGGACCTACTCGACTCCTCGGAGCTGTCGATCGTCAACGCGGTGACGCGCATGCGCCTGATCGCGACCTCGATGCTCGAGGACGCCGTCACGGCGCTGGTCGAGAACGACGACGACATCGCCCAGGACGTCATCGAGCGCGACGACGACGTCGACCGCCTCTTCCTCGTCGTCTCGCGGATCTTCCGCGCGACGCTGCGTTCCCCGCGGGCCGCGGAGGGACTCGGCGTCTCCCGCGAGGACTGCTTCGACTTCCACTCGAGCGCCCGCCAGCTCGAGCGGGTCGCCGACCACGCCGTCAAGATCAGCCAGATCGCGAAGAAGCTCGACGAGATCCCCGAGCGCGTCGCCGAGGCGCTGCTGGAGGTTCACGCCGACGTCGCGACTATCCTCGAGAAATCGATGGACGCCCTGTTCGCCGAGGACAGCGACGAAGCGACCGACCTCGGTCACGACGCCCTCGCGTCGGTCCGGGAGATCGACGAACACACCCGCCGCATCGACGACATGCTCCGTGAACTCGAGCCGGTGCAGGCCCAGTCGCTGGGGCTGATCGTCGACTCGCTGTCCCGGAGCGCCGACTACGGCGGCAACATCGCCGAGACGGCCCTCCAGAAGGCCGCGCCGCGGCCGTAGCGCCCGCCGACTCCCCCGCGAGTTCCGTTTTGCTCTCCGCTTTCCGTGACGGGTCCGTCTCCGTCGTATCCCGGCAGCGCGCGGCGCACTCAGAGCGCGAGCAAGCTCGGCGGAACGAAGACGCTCACGACGACCGCGGTCTCGACGTCGCGAGCGTACCGATCGGGCGGCCGTCCCGCGCCCCCGACGCGCTTTTCTCGAGCGCGTCCCTTTCCACGCGTACCCGTGTCCGCGTCCGTCTCGGAGTTCGCGTTCGAACTCGAACTGTGCGCCCGTCTCGAGGGGCGCCGCGAGGAAATCGTCGCCCGCCAGCTCGGCGCGAGCGTCGCCGACCCCGGCGGGCGGATCCTCGACGTCGTCCGCGTCGAGCCCGGCCCCGAGCTCGACGAGCGCGCCGCGATCACGAGCGAGGCGATCCCCGACGCGGCGATCGCGGCCGACGTCGGCACCGGCCGGGCTCGCTACTGGAAGGACGCCTTCGACTGCCACCCCGACCGCGCACAGCGGGCGATGGAGCGCGCCTGCGAGGTCGGCTTCTTCGAACGCGAACTCCGGAACGGGCGCGACTACGTCCGGCAGACCGCCCGGTATCCCGACTGGTACGGCCGCATCGTCGGCATCGAGAACAAACCCGATCTCGAGCGGCCGGGCGACCTCGAGGCGCAGTTGCGGACCGACGTCAGCCTCGCGCTGGTCGACGAGATCGTGCTGGCGACCGAGAGTTACGTTACGCGCGCGCACCTGCACAGGATCCCGGACGAGGTCGGCGTCTGGCGGGTCCACCGCGACGCCGACGCGTCGTCGCTCGAGATCGAGGTCGTCCGTGAACCGACGCGACTTCCCGTCGATCGGCCGGGAATCGAGCCGCTCGAGTCTCACCCCGGCCGGACCGAGATCGACGTCGTCGACGCCGACGCGAAGGCGCGAGCGCGCCGGCGCCTCGCCGAACGCGCCTACGGCAAGGGCTGGCGGACCTACGGCTTCCCCGACTGCGGGGCCTGCCGGTCCGACGACTCGAGCGGCGCGACGCTGCCCGACTGCGCCTGGAAGGGGCGCGTCGTCGACGCGCGGTCGGAGTGCGGGCCGTCCTGTGAGGGGTACGATCCCCGGCCGTCGGACGCCGACGTCGACCTCGAGGCCGAGCGCGACCGCCGAACGCCCTGGGTGGCCCGGCCGGAGGGGACGCAGCGCCGGCAGTCCGGACTCGATCA
This portion of the Haloterrigena gelatinilytica genome encodes:
- the pstB gene encoding phosphate ABC transporter ATP-binding protein PstB: MGLDAPTGSLHAPDETVAEPESTTETRAGTEPESIALEARDLDVYYGDDQALQSIDMEIPEGEVTALIGPSGCGKSTFLRSINRMNDLIDIARVDGDLYFNGKNVYDDDVDPVALRRKIGMVFQKPNPFPKSIRDNVAFGLKVQGKDENVDAKVERALERAALLEEVEGQLDSSGLDLSGGQQQRLCIARAIAPDPEVLLMDEPASALDPIATAKIEELIEELSEEYTVVVVTHNMQQAARISDKTAVFLTGGELVEFDDTEKIFENPEHDRVEDYITGKFG
- a CDS encoding phosphate signaling complex PhoU family protein — translated: METRKVQVTGGSTYTVSLPKTWATDNDISSGATVEIYSEDDTLLVTPQREADHQEGTLDVSTLEDEQLVRAVLTMYVSGFDVIRLESGRITTDQRRAIRSAVQGLVGVEVVEEGTESVVIQDLLDSSELSIVNAVTRMRLIATSMLEDAVTALVENDDDIAQDVIERDDDVDRLFLVVSRIFRATLRSPRAAEGLGVSREDCFDFHSSARQLERVADHAVKISQIAKKLDEIPERVAEALLEVHADVATILEKSMDALFAEDSDEATDLGHDALASVREIDEHTRRIDDMLRELEPVQAQSLGLIVDSLSRSADYGGNIAETALQKAAPRP
- a CDS encoding DUF5787 family protein → MSASVSEFAFELELCARLEGRREEIVARQLGASVADPGGRILDVVRVEPGPELDERAAITSEAIPDAAIAADVGTGRARYWKDAFDCHPDRAQRAMERACEVGFFERELRNGRDYVRQTARYPDWYGRIVGIENKPDLERPGDLEAQLRTDVSLALVDEIVLATESYVTRAHLHRIPDEVGVWRVHRDADASSLEIEVVREPTRLPVDRPGIEPLESHPGRTEIDVVDADAKARARRRLAERAYGKGWRTYGFPDCGACRSDDSSGATLPDCAWKGRVVDARSECGPSCEGYDPRPSDADVDLEAERDRRTPWVARPEGTQRRQSGLDQFG